In Hemicordylus capensis ecotype Gifberg chromosome 3, rHemCap1.1.pri, whole genome shotgun sequence, one DNA window encodes the following:
- the LOC128352231 gene encoding uncharacterized protein LOC128352231, producing MGSAPVRHYLGMVVGLVYSDEGESYARGPTILDRSHQRSQTKSASPINNMVRHNFNKSIPDRSSPGSTRTAPDAIVPGHLVASGQQDSGSSVEQPGLETAKLLEETSLNRKKYTKNANKEIMICYYKSSPTRRGYLKRMYQIWKEKHPDTEITEQRLADQRRFIIRNKVFTGVELEELERATQAQDMEEELPPTEAVAQAQVEEVLEIEDATVAELFQNQSEASPLPSPQKPKCCLTEKQQELKQKITEHMNQTTTRVRLPALKTVAKKQLAQALKDVNAALAEITTNNLQETKQLMYSAATITTQELGYKISGPVKKESSTSPTWKIRLENKISRLRSDASKLKYMKDKKLKNENTKHYLIKKYHLDSRKIREVLEIIKQQITAVSKKISRYEARITQHRQNLQFQSNQRCFYQSIEGETARNLETPNKEETVRFWRELWDNPIDYNKKAGWMKEVKKCNQQMQDLIITPELISERAKKIKNWTAPGDDELHGFWLKHLTSLHKQLSKQFNHIMKGGDIEQWLTTGKTHLIMKDPAKGAVPSNYRPITCLPTMFKLLTGIIADEVMQHLLTNKQLPVEQKGNCPNTRGTKDQLLIDKMILENCKRRKSNLSVAWIEYKKAFDSLPHTWILKCLETTGVSKNIQIFIKKSNEHVEYTVNNQWRSTWTG from the coding sequence atgggtagtgccccagtgaggcactaccttggcatggttgtggggcttgtgtactctgatgaaggtgagagctatgccagaggtccaaccatactggacaggtctcaccagaggagccagacaaagagtgcctctcccatcaacaatatggtgagacataactttaataaatctataccggatcggtcgtcgcccgggtcaacaaggaccgcgccagatgctatagtccctggacatctggtggcaagtgggcaacaggactcaggatcttcagttgagcaaccagggctggagacagcaaagttactggaagaaacgtcacttaaccgaaaaaaatatacgaaaaatgccaacaaggaaataatgatctgctattacaagtctagtccaactagaagaggttatttaaaaagaatgtaccaaatttggaaagagaagcatccagacacagaaataacagaacaaaggctagcagaccagagaagattcataataagaaataaagtattcacaggagttgagctggaagaactggaaagagcaacacaggctcaagatatggaagaagaattaccaccaactgaagcagttgctcaggcgcaggtggaggaggtgttggaaatcgaggatgccactgttgctgaactgtttcaaaatcaaagcgaggcctcccctttgccttcacctcaaaaacccaaatgctgtttaacagaaaagcaacaagaactaaagcaaaaaataactgagcacatgaaccaaacaaccaccagggttcgacttcccgctctaaaaacagttgccaaaaaacaacttgctcaggcattaaaagatgtcaatgctgcacttgcagaaataacaaccaataatttgcaagaaacaaagcaactaatgtacagtgcagcaacaataacaacacaagagctcggatataagatcagtggacctgtcaaaaaagaaagcagtacatcacctacatggaagattagattagaaaataaaatctccaggcttagatcagatgctagtaaattgaaatatatgaaagacaagaagctgaagaatgaaaacaccaaacattatctgatcaaaaaataccacctagattcaaggaaaattagagaagtcctggaaataataaagcagcaaataacagcagtgtcaaagaagattagcagatatgaagccagaattacacaacacaggcagaatctccaattccagtcaaatcagagatgtttctaccaaagcatagaaggagaaactgcaagaaacctagaaacaccaaataaagaagaaacagtgcgatTCTGgcgggaattatgggacaatccaatagattataataaaaaagcagggtggatgaaagaggtcaaaaaatgcaaccaacaaatgcaagatctaataataacaccagaattaataagtgaaagagcaaagaaaattaaaaattggactgcgccaggcgacgatgaactgcatggcttttggcttaaacacctaacaagccttcataaacaactatcaaaacagttcaatcacattatgaaaggcggtgatattgaacaatggctaacaactgggaaaactcatctcatcatgaaagacccagcaaaaggtgcagttccaagtaattatagaccgataacctgcctgccaaccatgttcaaattattaactggaataatagcagatgaagtgatgcaacacttattaactaacaaacagcttccagttgaacagaaaggaaattgcccgaacaccagaggcacaaaagaccagctgctgattgacaaaatgattttagaaaactgcaagagaagaaaaagcaatctaagtgttgcatggattgagtacaagaaagccttcgattcattgcctcacacatggatactaaaatgtttagaaacaactggtgtcagcaaaaacattcagatatttataaaaaaaagcaatgagcatgtggagtacacagttaacaatcaatggcgaagcacttggacaggttag